A genome region from Populus alba chromosome 5, ASM523922v2, whole genome shotgun sequence includes the following:
- the LOC118029989 gene encoding GDSL esterase/lipase At5g45670-like, with the protein MTMVAHEMKRQWMALVLFMVFSMWQHCASGDPLVPCYFIFGDSLADNGNNNRLQTLAKVDYSPYGVDFPDGPSGRFCNGLTVVDVIAEILGFHSYIPPFAAAREADILHGVNYASGAAGIRDETGQELGERICMNMQLQNHNKTVQSLIGMLGNDSALRNLNKCLYSVGMGNNDYLNNYFLPQYFPTSHEYTLEEYTQLLIDQYSQQLRSLYELGARKLVVFGLGKIGCVPGAIDTYGTNGSACVELLNNASQLFNSKLLPVIDQLNDDLPDAKIIYINNYKIGEDSTFLDFKVNNTGCCPSSAIGQCIPDQVPCQNRTQYMFWDSFHPTEIFNIFYAERSYAALDPSYAYPYDIRYLVSLDQGVADAR; encoded by the exons ATGACAATGGTGGCACACGAGATGAAACGACAGTGGATGGCACTTGTTTTGTTCATGGTGTTTTCAATGTGGCAACATTGCGCTTCTGGAGATCCACTGGTGCCATGCTATTTCATTTTTGGAGACTCTTTGGCCGACAATGGCAACAACAACAGGCTCCAGACTCTCGCCAAAGTTGATTATTCACCGTATGGCGTTGATTTTCCCGATGGCCCCTCTGGGAGGTTTTGCAATGGGCTCACCGTCGTTGATGTAATTG CCGAAATCTTGGGCTTTCACAGCTACATACCACCATTTGCAGCTGCCAGGGAAGCAGACATACTTCATGGTGTGAATTACGCATCTGGAGCAGCTGGAATTCGTGACGAAACTGGACAGGAGTTG GGTGAACGTATATGCATGAATATGCAGTTGCAAAATCACAACAAAACAGTACAGAGTTTGATTGGCATGTTGGGAAATGATTCAGCTCTAAGAAACTTGAACAAGTGCCTGTATTCGGTTGGAATGGGCAACAATGACTACCTCAACAACTATTTCTTGCCACAGTACTTCCCAACAAGCCATGAGTATACCTTGGAGGAGTACACCCAACTTCTTATTGACCAATACTCGCAGCAACTAAGG TCTCTGTACGAGTTAGGAGCAAGGAAACTAGTGGTCTTCGGACTAGGTAAAATAGGCTGTGTCCCAGGTGCCATTGACACGTATGGCACAAACGGATCTGCTTGTGTAGAGCTTTTGAACAATGCTTCCCAGCTTTTCAACAGCAAGCTCTTACCGGTCATTGATCAACTCAACGACGACTTGCCGGATGCaaaaattatatacataaaCAACTATAAGATCGGGGAGGATTCTACATTTCTTG ATTTCAAGGTCAACAATACAGGGTGCTGTCCATCATCTGCCATTGGTCAATGCATTCCGGACCAAGTTCCATGCCAGAACAGGACCCAATACATGTTCTGGGACTCATTCCATCCAACAGAGATTTTTAATATCTTCTACGCAGAGAGATCTTATGCTGCTTTGGACCCTTCCTATGCTTATCCATATGATATTCGCTACTTAGTTTCGCTTGATCAAGGAGTTGCCGATGCACGGTGA